ACGGCGCACCTGCCGACTTTATCCTGATCGGCGCAACGACGCGTGCTCCGTACGAGATCAATCCTGCCTTCCGTTCGCGTTGTGCAGAGATCTTCTTCGAATCGCTCACGCCGTCGCATATAAAAGATATCATCAAAAGCGCGATGGAAAAACTCCACGCCGAGGCAGAAGCCAAAGTCGCCGAGATCATCAGCGAATATACGATAGAAGGCCGTAAGGCCATCAACCTGCTTGCCGATGCGTACAGCGGTGCGCTCTATCGTGCAAACGGGAACGATGATCATATCACCATTACCGAAGACGATATCTACCGCGTCATCCAGGCGTCGCGCCTTTCGGCGTACGTTACGCAAAAAGGCTCCGACAAGCCTGAAGTCGGCCGTGTATTCGGTCTTGGTGTCGCAGGATATCTCGGCTCTGTTATCGAAATAGAAGCTGTCGTATTCCCTGCGAAAGAAAGCGGGAAGGGTCATATCCGTTTCAACGAAACGGCAGGCTCTATGGCCAAAGACTCTGTGTTCAATGCAAGCTCTGTCGTTCGCCGAATGACAGGCAAAGACCTTGCCGACTACGATGTTCATATCAACATTATCGGCGGTGGTCAGATAGACGGCCCATCGGCAGGCGTTGCCATTCTCGCGGCGATCCTGTCGGCACTGACAGGTAAGCCTGTTCGCCAGGATATGGCTGTCACGGGCGAGATATCGATACAAGGCCGTGTCAAAGCCGTCGGCGGTGTCGTCGAAAAAGCATACGGCGCGAAACAGGCAGGCATCACGTCGATGATCCTGCCGAAGGAAAACGAAAAAGATATTCCTGCCGCACATCTCGGGCTGAATCTTCATCCCGTAGCGACGGCAGAAGAAGCGATCCGATTATTGATCGGAGATATTACGGACTAAAGGAGGCACTACTGTGATCGAACGGATACCACCGCAGAACTTAGAAGCAGAATATGCCGTGCTCGGCGCGATGCTGATAGAAAAAGAAGCCATTGCCAAAGTGACGGAATTTTTGCGTGCGGGCGACTTTTATCGCGAAGCCAACCGCTTGATATTCGACGCGATGATGGAACTCTACAACAAGGGAGAAGCCATCGACATGGTCACGGTAACAGAGCATCTTCGCAAGCAGGACAAGCTCGAGCGTGTGGGCGGTATCGCTTATATCACGTCGCTTGCCAATGCCGTACCGACGGCGGCGAACGTCGTCCATCACGGCAAGATCGTCGAAGAAAAGTCCATCCTCCGACATCTCATCAACTCCGCAACACAGATCGCGGGCATGGGGTATGAGGACAGCGAAGACGTCGAAGATATCCTGGACAAAGCCGAAAAATCGATCATGGAAGTGTCGGGACGCAAGATCAGCGGTGACTTCACCTCTATCAAAGACGTCGTCTACAAGGCGTTCGACAAGATCGAACACCTGTTCCAGTCGAAAGGTGCCATTACAGGCCTTCCCAGCGGATTCAAAGACCTTGACAAGCTGACGGCAGGGCTTCAGCCGTCCGACTTGATCCTGATCGCGGCACGCCCGAGTATGGGGAAAACGGCATTTACCCTGAATATCGCCACGAACGTTGCGCTTCGTTCGAAGAAGCCTGTTGCGTTTTTCAGTCTTGAGATGTCGAAAGAACAGCTCGTACAGCGTATCCTCTGCTCGGAAGCGGCGATCGATTCGCAGAAGCTCCGTGTCGGTGAGCTTGACGACCACGATTGGGAAAAGCTCATCACCGTATCGGACGCGCTGTCGCAGGCTCCGCTCTTTATTGACGATACGCCGGGTATCACCGTTCTTGAGATGCGTTCGAAAGCGCGCCGTCTGAAGATGGAACAAGGCCTCAGTCTTATCGTTATCGACTACCTCCAGCTTATGCAGGGCAGTGGTAAAAAGAGCAGCGAGAACCGTCAGCAGGAGATCTCCGAGATATCGCGCTCCCTCAAGGCTCTTGCGCGTGAGCTCGAAGTGCCTGTCATCGCACTCAGTCAGCTCAGCCGCAGCGTCGAAGCGCGTCAGGTCAAAAAACCGATGCTCAGCGACCTTCGTGAATCGGGCTCTCTCGAGCAGGACGCCGACATCGTAGCGTTCCTCTATCGCGAGGACTACTACGACAAGGAAACGGAGAATAAAAACATCACCGAGATCATCATCGCCAAGCATCGTAACGGCCCTGTCGATACGGTAAAACTGTTCTTTCACAGCCAGTTTACGAAGTTCTGCGACCTCACACTCAGAAGCGAATAACAAGAGAAATGACCATGCTTTTTTCGGAAGGCATGGTTTCTTTTTTGCGGGCGGAGAATATAAGGAAAAATATAATAGGCAGCAAGAAGGATAAGGCGTGGTTTCTTTTTGTGCAAAGGAGAATGGGCAGATGAGGGGCGATCGCTTGACATGAAAAAAATGCGAATGATATGATGATAGTAGCCATATCACGCACAGCATCGACCACGAAAGAAGCAGGCTTGCAGTAAATATAACTGCCAAGAAATTAGATATAGCCTCGCTGTGCTTGATATACGAAAGGAGTGTGTCCTATGAAACGTGCTTGGAATCATAAACTGGTCGGAGCCGCGCTCTTGTCGCTCGTTCTCGCGGGCGGCTGGGCAGAAGCGAGCGAGCCGACTATTGATATGAGTGCGGTAACAGAGATGACAGTCATCCAAGAGATGAACGAGCTTGTGCGCGCGAACTGTCCCTCGATCGTCGATATCGCTGCGATCGCGGACGAAGAGGACGGACAATGGGTGCGCGAATATATCACCTTGAACAACTTGCCGCCAACAGACCTGTACCGTCGCGGTAAGCTCATCACCG
The sequence above is a segment of the Selenomonadales bacterium genome. Coding sequences within it:
- the lonC gene encoding Lon family ATP-dependent protease, whose product is KLEALEKKSLTRSLPELLRPQSLEEIIGQERAVDAIKSKLASVYPQHLLLYGPPGVGKTTAARLVLQAARELKHTPFAEDAPFVEVDGTTLRWDPRDITNPLIGSVHDPIYQGARRDLAETGIPEPKPGLVTDAHGGILFIDEIGEMDPMLQNKLLKVMEDKRVSFDSTYYDTSDPSVPNYIRRLFEHGAPADFILIGATTRAPYEINPAFRSRCAEIFFESLTPSHIKDIIKSAMEKLHAEAEAKVAEIISEYTIEGRKAINLLADAYSGALYRANGNDDHITITEDDIYRVIQASRLSAYVTQKGSDKPEVGRVFGLGVAGYLGSVIEIEAVVFPAKESGKGHIRFNETAGSMAKDSVFNASSVVRRMTGKDLADYDVHINIIGGGQIDGPSAGVAILAAILSALTGKPVRQDMAVTGEISIQGRVKAVGGVVEKAYGAKQAGITSMILPKENEKDIPAAHLGLNLHPVATAEEAIRLLIGDITD
- the dnaB gene encoding replicative DNA helicase, with translation MIERIPPQNLEAEYAVLGAMLIEKEAIAKVTEFLRAGDFYREANRLIFDAMMELYNKGEAIDMVTVTEHLRKQDKLERVGGIAYITSLANAVPTAANVVHHGKIVEEKSILRHLINSATQIAGMGYEDSEDVEDILDKAEKSIMEVSGRKISGDFTSIKDVVYKAFDKIEHLFQSKGAITGLPSGFKDLDKLTAGLQPSDLILIAARPSMGKTAFTLNIATNVALRSKKPVAFFSLEMSKEQLVQRILCSEAAIDSQKLRVGELDDHDWEKLITVSDALSQAPLFIDDTPGITVLEMRSKARRLKMEQGLSLIVIDYLQLMQGSGKKSSENRQQEISEISRSLKALARELEVPVIALSQLSRSVEARQVKKPMLSDLRESGSLEQDADIVAFLYREDYYDKETENKNITEIIIAKHRNGPVDTVKLFFHSQFTKFCDLTLRSE